One segment of Yersinia kristensenii DNA contains the following:
- a CDS encoding SDR family oxidoreductase: protein MHKKVALVTGGSRGIGRATALLLAKYGYRVAVNYINDEQAARQVVAEIAAAGGLAVAIQADIADEYQVIALFEKLEAQLGPITALVNNAGILFPQTTIEGLTAERINRVLSTNVTGYFLCSREAVKRMALRHGGNGGAIVNVSSAASRLGAPGEYLDYAASKGAIDTLTVGLSLEVAAEGIRVNGVRPGLIYTDIHASGGEPGRVDRVKNSLPMKRGGHPQEVAEAIVWLLSDHASYVTGSVLDLAGGK, encoded by the coding sequence ATGCATAAAAAAGTCGCGTTAGTGACAGGAGGCAGCCGGGGGATTGGCCGAGCTACGGCATTGTTGCTGGCAAAATACGGTTATCGGGTCGCAGTAAATTATATCAATGATGAACAAGCCGCTCGGCAGGTGGTCGCTGAAATTGCCGCCGCGGGTGGGCTGGCGGTGGCAATACAGGCAGATATTGCCGATGAATATCAAGTTATTGCGCTATTCGAAAAGCTTGAAGCACAGCTAGGGCCAATCACCGCGTTGGTCAATAATGCCGGTATTTTATTCCCGCAAACCACCATCGAAGGGTTAACTGCTGAGCGTATTAATCGAGTGTTGAGCACCAATGTGACGGGGTATTTTTTATGTAGCCGCGAAGCCGTCAAGCGCATGGCATTGCGTCATGGTGGCAATGGCGGCGCGATTGTTAATGTTTCTTCTGCCGCATCCCGTTTAGGTGCACCCGGTGAATATCTGGATTATGCTGCCTCCAAAGGGGCCATTGATACGCTGACTGTCGGTTTATCATTAGAAGTGGCTGCTGAGGGCATCCGAGTGAATGGTGTTCGACCGGGTTTAATCTATACCGATATACATGCTAGCGGCGGTGAACCGGGCCGAGTTGACCGGGTAAAAAACTCACTGCCAATGAAACGCGGCGGGCATCCACAAGAAGTGGCCGAGGCCATTGTCTGGTTGCTGTCAGACCATGCCTCTTATGTCACTGGCAGTGTATTGGATTTAGCCGGTGGGAAATAA
- the ubiI gene encoding FAD-dependent 2-octaprenylphenol hydroxylase: protein MQSYDVVIAGGGMVGLALACGLQGSGLRIAILEHQPVPEPLPAPVTGELALRVSAINAASERLLQKMGVWENILALRASPYRGMEVWDQDSFGKIAFHADEYGFSHLGHIIENQVIQQALWQRASQLADVTLLAPASIKQVAWGESEAFITLTDDRMLSARLVIGADGANSWLRQHADIPLTFWDYAHHALVATIRTEESHQATARQVFHGDGILAFLPFSDPHLSSIVWSLPPERAAELATLPAEQFNRELGMAFDMRLGPCQLESERQTFPLTGRYARSFAAHRLALVGDAAHTVHPLAGQGVNLGFMDAAELVSELRRLQRQGKDIGQHLYLRRYERRRKHSAAVMLASMQGFRSLFAGDNPAKKLLRDIGLTLADNLPGVKPQLVRQAMGLNDLPDWLDE, encoded by the coding sequence ATGCAATCATATGACGTGGTAATCGCCGGTGGTGGAATGGTCGGCTTAGCACTGGCCTGCGGTTTACAAGGCAGTGGCCTGCGCATTGCTATTCTGGAACACCAGCCAGTACCCGAGCCGCTACCTGCGCCGGTGACCGGTGAGTTAGCGCTTCGGGTTTCGGCGATCAATGCGGCCAGTGAGCGCTTACTGCAAAAGATGGGGGTGTGGGAAAACATCTTAGCGCTGCGTGCCAGCCCTTATCGCGGCATGGAAGTGTGGGACCAGGACAGCTTTGGGAAAATTGCTTTCCATGCCGATGAGTATGGTTTTAGCCATCTCGGACATATCATTGAAAACCAAGTGATTCAGCAGGCGCTATGGCAGCGAGCCAGCCAATTGGCTGATGTGACTTTGCTGGCGCCCGCCAGTATCAAACAGGTCGCTTGGGGCGAAAGTGAAGCATTTATCACGCTGACGGATGACCGGATGCTCAGCGCCCGGTTGGTGATTGGGGCGGATGGCGCGAACTCTTGGTTACGCCAACATGCTGATATTCCACTGACATTTTGGGATTATGCCCACCACGCGCTGGTGGCTACTATCCGCACTGAAGAATCTCATCAGGCCACGGCACGTCAGGTGTTTCATGGTGACGGTATTCTGGCATTCCTGCCATTTAGTGACCCGCATCTTAGCTCGATTGTTTGGTCATTACCCCCTGAACGCGCCGCCGAGTTAGCCACACTGCCCGCGGAGCAGTTTAACCGCGAGCTGGGAATGGCATTTGATATGCGGCTGGGGCCATGCCAGCTTGAAAGTGAGCGTCAGACCTTCCCGCTAACGGGGCGTTATGCTCGCAGTTTCGCGGCACACCGGTTGGCTCTGGTCGGTGACGCCGCTCATACTGTGCATCCGTTGGCCGGGCAGGGTGTGAATCTGGGCTTTATGGATGCCGCCGAGCTGGTGTCTGAACTTCGGCGCTTGCAGCGTCAGGGTAAAGATATCGGCCAGCATCTTTATCTGCGCCGCTATGAACGCCGCCGTAAGCACAGCGCCGCAGTGATGCTTGCTAGTATGCAGGGTTTCCGCTCACTGTTTGCGGGTGATAACCCGGCTAAAAAACTGTTACGTGATATTGGTCTGACCTTGGCGGATAATTTGCCGGGGGTAAAACCGCAGCTAGTGCGCCAGGCGATGGGGTTAAATGATTTGCCCGATTGGCTGGATGAATAA
- the ubiH gene encoding 2-octaprenyl-6-methoxyphenyl hydroxylase, which translates to MSVIIVGGGMAGATLALAISSLTKGAVPVTLIEAHLPDSRQHPGFDARAIALAQGTCRQLDSLGLWSALADCATAIEHVHVSDSGHSGFVNLRAQDYHVPALGQVIELFDAGNRLFTLLQKAPGVTLHCPANVVDVARTAESATVTLDNGQQLSAQLLVAADGSHSSLAQACNMQWQQQDYQQIAVIANVTTSERPNGRAFERFTRNGPLALLPMSQGRSSLVWCHAKEDRQQIDSWDDARFLAELQQAFGWRLGKMLHAGKRHSYPLQLLTASRHVSHRLALVGNAAQTLHPIAGQGFNLGLRDVMSLAETIAQAALAGTDPGDYAVLSQYQQRRQQDQQATIGITDGLIRLFANRYGPLVVGRNLALMSMEHLPTIRDTFARRTLGWVKR; encoded by the coding sequence ATGAGCGTGATAATTGTGGGTGGCGGTATGGCTGGTGCAACACTGGCGCTGGCTATTTCATCTCTCACTAAAGGGGCGGTACCGGTAACGCTGATTGAAGCGCATCTTCCTGACAGCCGCCAACATCCAGGTTTTGATGCCAGAGCCATTGCATTGGCGCAGGGGACTTGTCGGCAACTCGATAGCCTTGGTCTCTGGTCAGCACTGGCCGACTGTGCCACCGCCATTGAGCATGTTCACGTCAGCGATAGCGGCCATTCCGGCTTTGTGAATCTGCGGGCGCAAGATTATCACGTTCCAGCACTGGGTCAGGTCATTGAGCTGTTTGATGCGGGTAATCGGCTATTCACTTTGCTACAGAAAGCACCGGGTGTGACCTTACATTGCCCGGCAAACGTAGTTGATGTGGCGCGCACGGCTGAATCTGCCACGGTGACATTGGATAATGGTCAACAGCTCAGTGCCCAGTTATTGGTGGCGGCGGATGGCTCTCATTCCTCATTGGCCCAAGCTTGTAATATGCAGTGGCAACAGCAGGATTACCAACAAATTGCGGTGATCGCCAATGTCACGACCTCCGAGCGGCCCAATGGGCGTGCTTTTGAGCGCTTTACCCGCAATGGGCCATTGGCGCTACTGCCAATGTCGCAAGGGCGCAGCTCACTAGTTTGGTGTCATGCCAAAGAAGATAGACAGCAAATTGATAGCTGGGATGATGCCCGTTTTCTGGCAGAGCTACAGCAGGCTTTCGGCTGGCGGCTCGGGAAAATGCTGCATGCTGGCAAGCGCCACAGTTACCCACTGCAATTGCTAACTGCCTCGCGCCATGTCAGTCATCGGCTGGCATTAGTCGGCAATGCAGCTCAAACCTTGCACCCGATTGCTGGTCAGGGCTTTAATTTAGGGCTGCGCGATGTGATGTCATTGGCCGAAACCATTGCCCAAGCCGCCCTTGCAGGAACAGACCCCGGTGATTATGCGGTACTCAGCCAATACCAACAGCGGCGACAACAAGATCAACAGGCGACCATTGGCATCACAGATGGATTAATCCGCCTGTTTGCCAACCGCTATGGGCCGTTGGTGGTGGGGCGTAATCTTGCTTTGATGTCGATGGAGCATCTGCCCACCATACGTGATACTTTCGCGCGGCGGACATTGGGATGGGTTAAGCGTTAG
- the gcvH gene encoding glycine cleavage system protein GcvH: protein MSNVPADLKYASSHEWVRADGDGVYSVGITEHAQELLGDMVFVDLPEVGSEVSAGSDCAVAESVKAASDIYAPISGEIIAVNTELESSPELVNSAPYTDGWLFSIKASDESELDSLLDAEAYLATIEE from the coding sequence ATGAGCAATGTACCAGCAGATTTAAAGTATGCGTCATCTCATGAGTGGGTTCGTGCCGATGGTGATGGCGTGTATAGCGTCGGGATCACTGAACATGCGCAAGAGCTATTGGGTGACATGGTGTTTGTTGATTTGCCAGAAGTGGGCAGTGAGGTTTCCGCTGGCAGCGATTGCGCTGTTGCTGAGTCAGTTAAAGCCGCTTCCGATATTTATGCGCCAATCAGTGGTGAAATTATTGCCGTGAATACCGAGCTGGAAAGCTCCCCTGAGCTGGTGAATAGCGCGCCTTATACTGATGGCTGGCTGTTTAGCATCAAAGCTTCTGATGAAAGTGAGCTAGACAGTTTGTTAGATGCCGAGGCTTATCTGGCGACCATTGAAGAATAA
- the gcvP gene encoding aminomethyl-transferring glycine dehydrogenase — MTQNLSQLEHNDAFIQRHIGSSAEQQQQMLAAVGASSLSSLIQQIVPADIQLPSPPPVGDAATEHQALAELKGIASQNQRYKSYIGMGYSPVLTPPVILRNMLENPGWYTAYTPYQPEVSQGRLEALLNFQQLTQDLTGLDLASASLLDEATAAAESMALAKRASKLKDANRFFVADDVHPQTLDVVRTRAETFGFEVIVDRAEKVLELEGVFGVLLQQVGTTGELHDYSALLSELKKRKIITSVAADIMALVLLTAPGKQGADVVFGSAQRFGVPMGYGGPHAAFFACRDEFKRSMPGRIIGVSRDAAGNTALRMAMQTREQHIRREKANSNICTSQVLLANIASLYAVYHGPQGLQRIAGRIHRMTDILAAGLQQAGLTLRFQHWFDTLTVEVKDKAAILARALSFGINLRTDIHGAVGITLDETTSREDLQTLFTLLVGDNHGLDIDQLDAQVSHNSQSIQSTMLRQDPILTHPVFNRYHSETEMMRYMHRLERKDLALNQAMIPLGSCTMKLNAAAEMIPITWPEFAELHPFCPPEQAAGYQQMIGQLSQWLVQLTGYDAVCMQPNSGAQGEYAGLLAIRRYHESRNQASRHICLIPSSAHGTNPASAQMAGMSVVVVACDKQGNIDLHDLRQKAGEAGDELSCIMVTYPSTHGVYEETIREVCQIVHQFGGQVYLDGANMNAQVGITTPGYIGADVSHLNLHKTFCIPHGGGGPGMGPIGVKAHLAPFVPGHSVVQIDGMTTQQGAVSAAPFGSASILPISWMYIRMMGADGLKQASQVAILNANYIATRLKEAYPVLYTGHDGRVAHECILDIRPLKEATGISEMDIAKRLIDFGFHAPTMSFPVAGTLMVEPTESESKVELDRFIDAMLAIRAEIEKVARGEWPLEDNPLVNAPHTQGELVGDWQHPYSRELAVFPVAGVMENKYWPTVKRLDDVYGDRNLFCSCVPISDYE; from the coding sequence ATGACTCAAAATCTCAGCCAGCTTGAACATAACGATGCTTTTATTCAGCGCCATATCGGCTCCTCAGCTGAGCAACAGCAACAGATGTTGGCCGCCGTTGGCGCCAGCTCGTTAAGTAGTTTGATCCAGCAGATTGTTCCGGCAGATATCCAATTGCCAAGCCCACCACCTGTGGGGGATGCCGCCACGGAACATCAGGCGCTGGCGGAACTTAAAGGGATTGCCAGCCAGAATCAGCGCTATAAATCCTATATTGGCATGGGCTACAGCCCGGTTCTGACCCCGCCGGTTATCCTGCGTAATATGCTGGAAAACCCCGGTTGGTACACCGCCTATACTCCTTATCAGCCAGAAGTTTCACAGGGCCGCCTTGAAGCATTGCTCAATTTCCAGCAATTGACCCAAGACTTGACCGGCCTGGATCTGGCTTCCGCTTCTTTGCTGGATGAAGCCACTGCAGCCGCAGAATCCATGGCGTTGGCTAAACGTGCCAGTAAGCTCAAAGACGCCAATCGTTTCTTCGTCGCCGATGATGTCCATCCACAAACCCTCGATGTAGTGCGAACTCGTGCTGAAACCTTTGGTTTCGAAGTGATTGTTGATCGCGCAGAAAAAGTGCTGGAGCTAGAGGGAGTATTCGGGGTGCTGCTGCAACAAGTCGGTACCACTGGCGAGCTGCATGACTACTCAGCACTGCTATCTGAGCTGAAAAAACGCAAAATCATTACCAGTGTGGCCGCTGATATTATGGCGTTAGTGCTGCTGACAGCACCGGGTAAACAGGGCGCTGACGTGGTATTTGGCTCTGCTCAGCGTTTTGGGGTGCCGATGGGTTACGGTGGCCCACATGCTGCTTTCTTTGCTTGTCGCGATGAATTTAAACGCTCAATGCCGGGCCGGATTATTGGGGTATCGCGTGATGCTGCCGGTAATACCGCGCTGCGTATGGCGATGCAAACTCGCGAGCAACATATCCGCCGCGAGAAAGCCAATTCCAATATCTGTACTTCTCAGGTTTTACTGGCCAATATCGCCAGTTTGTATGCGGTTTATCATGGTCCACAGGGCTTGCAGCGCATCGCTGGCCGTATTCACCGTATGACCGATATTCTGGCCGCGGGCTTGCAACAAGCGGGTCTGACCCTGCGTTTCCAGCATTGGTTTGATACATTAACGGTCGAAGTGAAAGACAAAGCCGCGATATTGGCCCGTGCATTGAGCTTCGGTATTAATCTGCGCACTGATATTCATGGTGCTGTGGGTATCACGTTGGATGAAACCACCTCTCGCGAAGATCTTCAAACCTTGTTCACTCTGTTAGTCGGTGATAATCATGGTTTGGATATTGATCAACTTGATGCCCAAGTCAGTCATAATAGCCAGTCAATTCAATCGACTATGTTGCGCCAAGACCCGATTCTGACGCATCCGGTGTTTAACCGCTACCATAGCGAAACTGAAATGATGCGTTATATGCATCGTTTAGAGCGCAAAGATTTGGCGCTGAATCAGGCGATGATCCCGCTGGGTTCTTGCACTATGAAGCTCAATGCCGCTGCGGAGATGATCCCGATCACTTGGCCGGAGTTTGCTGAATTGCACCCATTCTGTCCGCCGGAACAAGCTGCAGGTTATCAGCAAATGATTGGCCAGCTGTCACAATGGCTGGTGCAACTGACTGGTTATGATGCTGTTTGTATGCAGCCAAACTCGGGTGCGCAAGGTGAATATGCGGGGCTGCTGGCCATTCGCCGCTACCACGAAAGCCGCAATCAGGCGAGCCGCCATATCTGTTTAATCCCAAGCTCTGCCCACGGTACGAACCCAGCATCGGCACAAATGGCCGGGATGTCGGTGGTGGTGGTGGCCTGTGATAAGCAAGGTAATATCGATTTGCACGATTTGCGCCAAAAGGCGGGCGAAGCGGGCGATGAACTCTCTTGTATTATGGTGACTTACCCGTCGACTCACGGCGTGTATGAAGAAACCATCCGCGAAGTTTGCCAAATTGTGCATCAGTTTGGGGGCCAAGTTTATCTCGATGGCGCAAATATGAATGCGCAGGTGGGGATCACCACACCGGGCTATATTGGCGCGGATGTATCCCACTTAAACTTGCATAAAACTTTCTGTATTCCACACGGCGGTGGCGGCCCAGGTATGGGGCCAATTGGGGTTAAAGCACATTTAGCGCCATTTGTTCCCGGCCACAGTGTGGTGCAAATTGACGGCATGACCACCCAACAAGGCGCGGTTTCGGCAGCACCTTTTGGTAGTGCATCAATTTTGCCTATCAGCTGGATGTACATCCGCATGATGGGGGCCGATGGGTTGAAGCAAGCCAGTCAGGTGGCGATTCTGAATGCCAACTACATTGCAACTCGGCTGAAAGAAGCCTATCCAGTGTTGTATACCGGCCACGATGGCCGGGTGGCGCATGAATGTATTCTGGATATTCGCCCACTGAAAGAAGCAACGGGAATAAGCGAGATGGATATCGCCAAGCGCTTGATTGACTTCGGTTTCCATGCGCCCACCATGTCCTTCCCGGTGGCGGGCACACTGATGGTGGAGCCGACTGAATCTGAAAGTAAAGTTGAGTTAGACCGCTTTATCGATGCCATGCTGGCTATCCGTGCGGAAATCGAGAAAGTTGCCCGCGGTGAATGGCCACTGGAGGATAACCCGCTGGTGAATGCGCCGCATACTCAGGGCGAACTGGTAGGTGACTGGCAGCATCCTTACAGCCGAGAGTTGGCGGTATTCCCAGTCGCGGGTGTGATGGAGAATAAATACTGGCCGACTGTGAAACGTCTGGATGATGTGTATGGCGACCGTAATTTGTTCTGTTCATGTGTGCCGATTTCTGACTACGAGTAA
- the gcvT gene encoding glycine cleavage system aminomethyltransferase GcvT, with protein sequence MSKQTPLYDQHVACGARMVDFHGWMMPLHYGSQIDEHHNVRQDAGMFDVSHMTIVDLHGARTREFLRYLLANDVAKLTLPGKALYTAMLNASGGVIDDLIVYFLREDYFRLVVNSATREKDLEWITQHAEPYQVGVTVRDDLALVAVQGPTAQQKVATLLTPEQQQAITGMKPFFGIQAGDLFIATTGYTGEAGYEIALPKERVVEFWQQLLAAGVKPAGLGARDTLRLEAGMNLYGQEMDEGVSPLAANMGWTVAWLPEDRQFIGREALEKQRADGTEQLVGLIMTEKGVLRNELPVHFSDASGNQHVGVITSGSFSPTLGFSIALARVPAGIGENAVVQIRNREMPVRVTKPGFVRAGKPVAL encoded by the coding sequence ATGTCTAAGCAGACCCCGCTGTATGACCAACACGTGGCGTGCGGTGCGCGCATGGTAGATTTTCATGGCTGGATGATGCCATTGCATTATGGTTCCCAAATCGACGAGCACCATAACGTGCGCCAAGATGCCGGTATGTTTGATGTCTCGCACATGACGATTGTCGATTTACACGGCGCTCGTACCCGTGAATTCTTACGTTACCTGTTAGCCAATGATGTTGCCAAACTAACCCTACCGGGCAAAGCCCTTTACACTGCGATGCTGAATGCTTCCGGCGGTGTTATCGATGATTTGATCGTCTACTTCCTGCGCGAAGACTATTTCCGTTTAGTCGTGAACTCCGCCACCCGAGAGAAAGATCTGGAGTGGATAACTCAGCATGCTGAGCCGTACCAGGTGGGAGTGACAGTACGGGACGATTTAGCACTGGTGGCGGTGCAAGGCCCGACAGCGCAACAGAAAGTGGCGACCTTACTGACTCCAGAGCAGCAACAAGCGATTACAGGAATGAAACCATTCTTTGGTATTCAGGCTGGTGATTTGTTTATCGCCACCACGGGCTATACCGGGGAAGCGGGTTACGAAATCGCGCTACCGAAAGAACGTGTGGTTGAATTCTGGCAACAATTGCTCGCCGCCGGTGTGAAGCCCGCAGGTCTTGGTGCGCGTGACACTTTGCGCCTGGAAGCGGGTATGAATCTCTATGGTCAGGAAATGGACGAAGGCGTTTCGCCCCTTGCCGCTAATATGGGTTGGACCGTGGCTTGGTTGCCAGAAGATCGTCAGTTTATTGGCCGTGAAGCACTGGAAAAACAGCGTGCGGACGGCACAGAGCAACTGGTCGGCTTGATCATGACTGAGAAAGGCGTATTGCGTAATGAGTTGCCGGTGCATTTTTCTGATGCTTCAGGTAACCAGCATGTTGGTGTGATAACCAGCGGTTCATTCTCGCCGACACTGGGCTTCAGTATTGCGCTGGCTCGTGTCCCTGCGGGGATAGGTGAAAATGCTGTGGTGCAAATCCGTAACCGTGAAATGCCGGTACGGGTGACTAAACCGGGTTTTGTGCGGGCGGGTAAGCCGGTCGCGCTGTAA
- the pepP gene encoding Xaa-Pro aminopeptidase → MTQQEYQNRRQALLAKMAPGSAAIIFAAPEATRSADSEYPYRQNSDFSYLTGFNEPEAVLILVKSDETHNHSVLFNRVRDLTAEIWFGRRLGQEAAPEKLGIDRALPFDEIDEQLYLLLNRLDVIYHAQGQYDYADKIVFAALEKLRNGFRKNLRAPATLTDWRPWLHEMRLFKSEEELAVMRRAGEISALAHTRAMERCRPGMFEYQLEGEILHEFTRHGARYPAYNTIVGGGENGCILHYTENECELRDGDLVLIDAGCEYQGYAGDITRTFPVNGKFTPAQREIYDIVLASINKALELYRPGTSIREVTGQVVRIMITGLVNLGILKGDVEQLIIEQAHRPFFMHGLSHWLGMDVHDVGDYSNSDRERPLEPGMVLTIEPGLYIAPDADVPPQYRGIGIRIEDDIVITAVGNENLTASVVKDPDDIEALMAAAR, encoded by the coding sequence ATGACTCAGCAAGAATACCAGAACCGCCGTCAGGCACTGTTGGCGAAGATGGCCCCGGGCAGCGCTGCCATTATTTTTGCCGCACCAGAGGCTACGCGCAGTGCAGACTCTGAATATCCTTATCGGCAGAATAGCGATTTTAGTTATCTGACCGGCTTTAATGAGCCGGAAGCGGTGCTGATTCTGGTGAAAAGCGATGAGACTCACAACCACAGCGTGCTGTTTAACCGAGTGCGCGATTTAACCGCTGAAATCTGGTTTGGCCGCCGTTTAGGGCAAGAGGCCGCGCCCGAGAAGTTGGGTATCGATCGCGCATTACCTTTTGATGAAATCGACGAGCAGCTCTATTTGCTGCTTAATCGCCTTGATGTGATTTATCACGCGCAGGGGCAATATGATTACGCGGATAAGATTGTGTTTGCCGCGCTGGAAAAATTGCGTAACGGTTTTCGTAAAAACTTGCGTGCACCCGCGACCTTAACTGACTGGCGGCCATGGTTGCATGAAATGCGCCTGTTTAAGTCAGAAGAAGAACTTGCTGTGATGCGCCGCGCCGGTGAAATTAGCGCATTGGCCCATACCCGCGCGATGGAAAGATGCCGCCCGGGGATGTTTGAGTACCAATTGGAAGGGGAGATTCTGCATGAATTTACTCGCCATGGTGCGCGTTATCCGGCGTATAACACAATTGTTGGTGGCGGTGAAAATGGCTGCATTTTGCATTACACCGAAAATGAGTGCGAACTGCGAGATGGCGATTTAGTGCTGATTGACGCCGGTTGTGAATATCAGGGCTATGCCGGTGATATCACCCGCACTTTCCCGGTAAACGGTAAATTTACCCCCGCACAACGGGAGATTTATGACATCGTGCTGGCCTCCATCAACAAAGCACTGGAATTGTACCGGCCAGGGACTAGCATCCGCGAAGTCACGGGGCAGGTGGTGCGGATTATGATTACCGGCTTGGTGAATTTAGGCATCCTCAAAGGGGATGTCGAGCAACTAATCATTGAACAAGCGCACCGTCCATTCTTTATGCACGGCCTGAGCCACTGGTTGGGGATGGACGTGCATGATGTCGGCGATTACAGCAACAGTGACCGTGAGCGCCCTCTTGAGCCTGGTATGGTGCTGACTATCGAACCGGGCTTGTATATTGCGCCAGATGCCGATGTTCCGCCGCAATATCGCGGTATTGGTATTCGGATTGAAGATGACATCGTGATTACTGCGGTAGGTAACGAAAATCTGACTGCCAGTGTGGTAAAAGATCCCGATGACATTGAAGCCCTGATGGCGGCGGCGAGATAA
- a CDS encoding YecA family protein, protein MSIENTLPTYQSLALALNQQAVALTPAEMHGLISGMLCGGSKDDGWRALVHDLTNEGVAFSQALGLPLQQLHQATQEALENEGFMFQLLIPEGEEITVFDRADALSGWVNHFLLGLGMLQPKLAQVKDEVGEAIDDLRNIAQLGYDEDEDQEELAQSLEEVIEYVRVAAILCHIEFTQEKPTAPEVRKPTLH, encoded by the coding sequence ATGTCTATAGAGAATACATTACCGACTTACCAATCACTTGCCCTGGCATTGAACCAGCAAGCAGTGGCATTAACCCCTGCTGAAATGCATGGTCTGATCAGTGGCATGCTGTGCGGAGGCAGTAAAGACGATGGTTGGCGTGCACTGGTGCATGACTTGACCAACGAGGGCGTCGCCTTTTCGCAAGCCCTTGGTTTGCCGTTACAACAGTTACATCAAGCAACACAAGAAGCGCTTGAAAACGAAGGTTTTATGTTCCAGTTGTTGATTCCTGAAGGGGAAGAGATCACTGTTTTTGACCGTGCTGATGCATTATCCGGCTGGGTAAACCATTTCCTGTTAGGTCTTGGGATGCTGCAACCGAAGTTGGCGCAAGTGAAAGATGAAGTGGGTGAAGCCATTGATGATTTGCGTAATATTGCTCAGTTAGGATATGACGAGGATGAAGATCAGGAAGAACTGGCCCAATCATTGGAAGAAGTCATCGAGTATGTCCGTGTCGCGGCTATCTTGTGTCATATTGAATTTACTCAAGAAAAACCGACGGCTCCGGAAGTACGCAAACCGACATTACACTAA
- a CDS encoding HD domain-containing protein, producing MSLATLDFGPLTETIQFLMEIDKLKDIQRRTKVIASLRQENSAEHSWHFAVAAMSLAPYAGSDVDINRVIKMALLHDIVEIDAGDIIVYDLVARAAIHEQEVAAAKRLFGMLPPALGTQFIALWDEYEAEETAEARFATVLDRILPMLINLHTEGQSWIENGIRLQQVLERNQLVAEYYPEIWQHLLPQLQVAQQKGWLK from the coding sequence ATGTCATTAGCAACACTGGATTTCGGCCCACTAACAGAAACCATTCAGTTTCTAATGGAAATCGATAAGCTAAAAGATATCCAGCGCCGGACCAAAGTGATTGCCAGTTTGCGTCAGGAAAACTCAGCCGAGCACAGTTGGCATTTCGCGGTGGCGGCCATGAGCCTGGCACCCTATGCGGGATCGGATGTTGATATTAATCGCGTGATTAAAATGGCGCTGCTGCACGATATTGTCGAAATCGATGCTGGTGATATCATCGTTTATGATCTGGTGGCCAGAGCGGCTATTCATGAGCAAGAAGTGGCTGCCGCCAAGCGCTTATTTGGCATGCTCCCCCCCGCATTAGGCACACAATTTATCGCGCTGTGGGATGAGTATGAAGCAGAAGAAACTGCCGAGGCGCGCTTTGCGACTGTGCTGGACCGCATTCTGCCTATGCTGATTAACCTGCATACCGAAGGCCAAAGTTGGATAGAAAATGGCATTCGATTGCAGCAAGTGCTGGAGCGCAACCAATTGGTGGCCGAATACTATCCTGAAATTTGGCAGCATCTGCTGCCACAGTTGCAGGTAGCACAGCAAAAGGGTTGGCTGAAGTAA
- the trhA gene encoding PAQR family membrane homeostasis protein TrhA, whose protein sequence is MKNKSAIPTASVTPATTPSYPWAEEIANSISHGIGVVFGIIGLVLLLVQALDNGADTKALTSYSLYGGSIILLFLASTLYHAIPHRRAKLWLQKFDHCAIYILIAGTYTPFLLVGLDSPLARGLMTVIWGLALVGVIFKLAFAHRFEVLSLVTYLTMGWLSLIVIYQLAVKLEIGGLALLAIGGLLYTLGVIFYASKRIRFGHAIWHGFVLGGSVCHFMAIYLYV, encoded by the coding sequence TTGAAGAATAAATCAGCTATACCCACGGCTTCGGTCACACCCGCAACCACGCCGTCTTATCCATGGGCGGAAGAAATAGCCAATAGCATCAGTCATGGTATTGGCGTGGTATTTGGGATTATCGGTTTGGTTTTGCTATTGGTGCAGGCATTAGATAATGGGGCCGATACCAAGGCGCTGACCAGCTATAGCCTGTATGGCGGCAGTATTATTTTGCTGTTTTTGGCCTCGACCTTGTATCACGCCATTCCACATCGCAGGGCGAAGCTTTGGCTACAAAAATTTGACCATTGTGCTATTTACATATTAATCGCTGGGACATATACACCATTTCTATTGGTGGGGCTGGATTCTCCTCTAGCCCGCGGTTTGATGACCGTGATATGGGGGTTGGCACTGGTAGGTGTCATTTTCAAATTGGCTTTTGCGCATCGGTTTGAAGTGCTGTCATTGGTGACCTACCTGACGATGGGCTGGTTATCATTGATTGTGATTTATCAGTTGGCGGTAAAACTTGAGATTGGTGGGTTAGCGTTATTGGCAATTGGCGGATTGTTATACACATTGGGGGTGATTTTCTACGCCTCTAAGCGCATTCGCTTCGGCCATGCTATTTGGCATGGTTTTGTGCTGGGTGGCAGTGTTTGCCACTTTATGGCAATTTATCTGTACGTCTAA